Proteins encoded within one genomic window of Desulfobulbaceae bacterium:
- a CDS encoding PAS domain-containing protein, giving the protein MLLRNVFDNYCERSRVAFASVPAHPCLKLNFIGWFFQIVMEIFVDGSIIRGVLMDTTKSTHDPNASTAEVKRLVKNWRALLDLMPQMVFLVRDDHVIEYVNQHAQKLLGDLRGKRCVDVLCGMSGGCHPGCSVHADLAEEKVFVGVNSAKVGDMNVEVSVVPFQGYSGDTLRMVLMRDVTTLKRQEEELKAFNNDIEGILRIKINELKESETMRRRLAQEVNVLKRKMKVTVPDDGMIGSSRAMRAVRDLVDQVADSDATILITGESGVGKELVADMLRTHSSRHDKPFLKVNCNAIHENLLESDLFGYEKGAFTGAASRQKGKFEIVHNGTIFLDEIGDISPRMQATLLRVLQSGELIRVGGNSPVQVDVRVVAATNADLSKAVQDGKFRLDLYYRLNIIQVAIPPLRERKEDIVELATFFVKRYRKAFKKDIDFLPSKVIDRLLLHDWPGNVRELENMIQRAVLVAKHKVITEDDLVFDDTMRGGADNYFSRMVSSVPGRSLKDLVARFECDIITHMLEGSSGNVVQAARDLDVGKTALYDKIKRYDISAKNLKK; this is encoded by the coding sequence ATGTTGCTCAGAAACGTGTTTGATAATTATTGTGAAAGGAGCAGAGTTGCTTTTGCGAGTGTGCCAGCGCACCCCTGCCTCAAACTAAACTTTATTGGATGGTTCTTCCAAATAGTAATGGAAATTTTTGTTGATGGCTCAATCATTCGTGGTGTTTTGATGGATACGACCAAAAGTACACATGATCCAAATGCTTCGACAGCCGAAGTGAAGCGGTTGGTGAAGAATTGGAGAGCATTGCTTGATCTGATGCCCCAGATGGTATTTCTCGTTCGCGATGACCATGTTATTGAGTATGTTAATCAGCATGCGCAGAAATTACTGGGTGATCTTCGCGGTAAGCGTTGTGTTGATGTGTTGTGTGGGATGTCTGGAGGGTGTCATCCTGGGTGTTCTGTTCATGCAGACCTTGCCGAGGAGAAAGTCTTTGTGGGGGTAAACTCAGCTAAAGTCGGGGATATGAACGTCGAGGTTTCTGTCGTGCCGTTTCAAGGGTACTCTGGTGATACGCTTAGGATGGTTTTGATGAGGGATGTCACTACCCTCAAGAGACAGGAGGAAGAATTGAAAGCCTTTAATAATGATATTGAAGGCATCCTGCGAATCAAAATTAATGAATTGAAAGAAAGTGAAACAATGCGGCGGCGCTTGGCTCAAGAGGTCAATGTCCTGAAGAGGAAGATGAAGGTTACTGTTCCGGATGATGGCATGATTGGCAGCAGTCGAGCTATGCGTGCAGTCAGGGATTTAGTGGATCAAGTTGCTGATTCTGATGCAACGATCTTGATCACTGGAGAGAGTGGCGTTGGTAAAGAGTTGGTTGCAGACATGCTGAGAACGCATAGTTCCCGTCATGACAAACCATTTCTCAAGGTCAACTGTAATGCTATCCATGAAAATCTTTTGGAAAGCGATTTGTTCGGGTACGAAAAAGGGGCCTTCACTGGCGCGGCTTCACGACAAAAAGGAAAGTTTGAAATTGTTCATAACGGGACTATTTTTTTGGACGAAATCGGAGATATCTCTCCTCGGATGCAGGCAACCTTGTTGCGAGTGCTGCAAAGTGGCGAGTTGATCCGGGTTGGCGGGAATTCCCCTGTTCAAGTGGATGTTCGGGTTGTTGCTGCTACTAATGCGGATTTGTCGAAGGCGGTCCAAGATGGAAAATTTCGATTGGACCTCTATTATCGGTTGAATATTATACAGGTTGCCATTCCACCTCTGCGCGAGCGGAAAGAAGATATCGTTGAGTTGGCTACTTTTTTTGTTAAACGTTATCGGAAGGCTTTTAAAAAGGATATTGATTTCTTGCCCAGTAAGGTCATCGATAGACTCCTTCTCCATGACTGGCCAGGGAATGTACGTGAGTTGGAGAACATGATCCAGCGGGCGGTATTGGTGGCGAAGCATAAGGTGATCACTGAGGATGATTTGGTTTTTGATGACACCATGCGGGGGGGGGCGGACAACTATTTCAGTCGTATGGTGAGTTCTGTTCCCGGGAGATCGTTGAAGGATCTGGTTGCCAGGTTCGAGTGCGACATAATTACTCATATGCTAGAGGGGAGTAGTGGCAATGTGGTGCAGGCCGCTCGCGATCTTGATGTTGGAAAAACGGCTCTTTATGATAAGATAAAGCGTTATGATATCTCCGCAAAAAATTTGAAAAAATAG
- a CDS encoding tandem-95 repeat protein, with amino-acid sequence MVRKIVVMSMILGFLGIFPEFASADLRTIHVELSYSGVAASYNLYQDGVKVCVSDNPIATTMDCNVEIGTAPMTFVLTAVDVNGVESPQSAPYVLTPPAINPVTSNYIPQANFTTNGTAGVAPFLVSFDASGSSDFDGIISSYDWNFGDGNIGSGELADHTFAVPGTYAVLLTVRDDKGEIGEKSVVITVNTPPIVPNKVPIAKFTAVQIQQGISNLRFDASTSSDADGTIANYAWNFGDGETLTGKIVEHEFKLAGNYTVVLTVTDNAGATGTDKIIITVVDPPKPPNVLPVAAISASTEKRSLHFEWEYTGTAPGLAGFRLYQNGRQVCEVPNPAARQADCLDYVDNGKVRLWVTAYDQAGVESAPSSALTFDSTGLFVSARGSAPLGVHFSAGTSFDSDGTITSYAWNFGDGATAEGVTVDHLFTLPGSYTVTLTVIDNSGEQSQSTIVIQVVDTTPPVASNASLSTSQDKSVTATLNASDKEGSPLTYRITKGSTLGTASITNSVTGVFTYVPKAGVFGDDSFSFRANDGTSDSNEALVSIKIQKVNSAPLVSGLVLSVKEDTTAAGTLSGSDPDNDVLKFSITTQPIHGTVIIDNLNTGVFRYTPAVNYIGSDSFAFKANDGSVDSSPATVSVTVTSGNKAPVAVAVSLSLLEDVVTIGQMEGVDPDGDKLTYSIVANGTKGLALITNAETGTFCYTPKANANGQDTITYQVSDGKLSSKNTVTLTIAPVNDPPSVNADYAQVMKRRTVLIPVLGNDTDVDGDVLTIASVMQPQYGKTAVVKEHIAFTADSSFVGKVNFFYTVKDSHGASSTGIIVVTVK; translated from the coding sequence ATGGTCAGAAAAATAGTTGTTATGAGTATGATACTTGGATTTCTCGGTATTTTCCCCGAGTTTGCTTCAGCAGATTTGAGAACGATTCATGTGGAGTTGAGTTATTCCGGGGTTGCTGCCTCGTATAACTTATATCAAGATGGTGTGAAGGTTTGTGTCAGTGATAATCCTATCGCTACCACAATGGATTGTAATGTCGAAATAGGTACTGCGCCGATGACTTTTGTCCTTACAGCAGTTGACGTCAATGGCGTGGAAAGTCCACAGTCGGCCCCTTACGTCTTGACTCCACCTGCAATAAATCCGGTTACCAGTAATTATATTCCCCAGGCTAATTTTACTACCAACGGAACTGCTGGCGTGGCGCCGTTCCTGGTTTCATTTGATGCCAGTGGTTCATCTGATTTTGATGGTATTATTTCCAGTTATGATTGGAATTTTGGAGATGGTAATATCGGTTCAGGTGAGCTTGCTGATCATACCTTTGCCGTACCTGGAACATATGCAGTTCTGTTGACTGTTCGTGATGATAAAGGCGAAATCGGAGAAAAATCGGTAGTTATTACTGTAAATACCCCGCCAATAGTTCCGAACAAAGTGCCTATCGCCAAGTTCACAGCGGTTCAGATTCAACAAGGGATTTCAAATCTGCGGTTTGATGCCTCGACCTCGTCTGATGCGGATGGTACGATTGCCAATTACGCATGGAATTTCGGAGATGGAGAGACCCTGACTGGAAAAATTGTTGAGCATGAATTTAAGTTGGCTGGCAACTACACTGTGGTTTTGACTGTAACGGACAATGCAGGGGCAACTGGTACTGATAAGATAATTATTACTGTTGTCGATCCCCCTAAACCACCCAACGTGTTGCCGGTCGCAGCAATTTCTGCCAGTACAGAGAAGCGGAGCCTGCATTTTGAATGGGAGTACACCGGAACCGCCCCAGGACTGGCCGGTTTCCGACTCTATCAGAACGGTCGGCAGGTGTGTGAAGTTCCCAATCCAGCCGCACGTCAAGCTGATTGTCTGGACTATGTTGATAATGGTAAGGTTCGTTTGTGGGTGACTGCGTATGACCAAGCTGGAGTGGAGAGCGCACCATCTAGTGCCTTGACGTTTGACAGCACAGGGTTGTTTGTTTCTGCACGAGGGAGCGCTCCGTTAGGGGTTCATTTTTCCGCAGGGACATCGTTTGATTCCGATGGTACGATAACCTCTTATGCCTGGAATTTCGGAGACGGTGCGACAGCTGAGGGCGTAACAGTCGATCATCTTTTTACGCTTCCAGGAAGCTACACTGTTACTTTGACAGTTATTGATAACAGTGGGGAGCAGTCACAATCTACTATCGTCATACAAGTGGTGGACACTACCCCGCCCGTAGCGTCGAATGCATCGCTTTCTACTTCCCAGGATAAGTCGGTTACCGCGACCTTGAATGCCAGTGACAAAGAGGGAAGCCCTCTTACGTACCGGATTACTAAGGGGAGCACGTTGGGAACGGCTTCGATTACCAATTCGGTAACTGGTGTCTTTACGTATGTGCCCAAGGCGGGAGTTTTTGGTGATGACTCCTTTAGTTTCAGGGCAAATGATGGTACTTCTGATTCTAACGAGGCGTTGGTCTCTATTAAAATACAGAAGGTGAACTCAGCGCCATTGGTTTCAGGACTGGTTCTTAGCGTGAAAGAGGATACTACTGCTGCTGGTACTTTGTCGGGCTCTGATCCGGATAATGATGTCCTGAAATTTTCCATAACAACACAGCCAATACATGGCACCGTGATCATTGATAATCTTAACACGGGAGTGTTTCGTTACACTCCAGCGGTCAACTATATTGGTTCAGACAGTTTTGCTTTTAAGGCTAATGATGGGTCTGTCGATTCTAGTCCTGCTACAGTTTCGGTAACGGTTACATCTGGCAATAAAGCTCCCGTTGCCGTTGCCGTTAGTTTGTCTCTCCTGGAAGATGTGGTGACTATTGGGCAGATGGAAGGAGTTGATCCCGATGGGGATAAGTTGACCTATAGCATCGTGGCTAATGGCACAAAAGGTCTTGCATTAATCACTAATGCAGAAACTGGCACATTTTGTTACACTCCGAAGGCGAATGCCAATGGCCAGGATACCATTACTTATCAAGTGAGTGATGGGAAGTTATCTTCGAAGAATACAGTGACACTGACGATTGCGCCGGTAAATGATCCTCCATCAGTTAATGCCGATTATGCCCAGGTTATGAAAAGACGTACGGTGTTAATCCCTGTTCTTGGTAACGATACCGATGTCGATGGGGACGTATTAACGATAGCCTCTGTAATGCAACCTCAATATGGCAAGACAGCGGTTGTGAAGGAGCATATTGCCTTCACTGCAGACAGCAGTTTTGTTGGAAAAGTGAACTTTTTTTATACGGTGAAAGATAGTCATGGAGCTTCCTCAACTGGAATTATCGTGGTGACTGTGAAGTAG
- a CDS encoding UDP-glucose/GDP-mannose dehydrogenase family protein, with product MNITMIGTGYVGLVTGACLAEFGHQVICMDKDTDKIKFLQDGEIPIYEPGLEVLVRKNVEEGRLVFSTDMKAAVQSAQAVFIAVGTPSSRRGDGYADLTYIYAAARELAAHLKGYAVVVDKSTVPVGTARQVARVIREANPAAEFDVVSNPEFLREGAAINDFMRPDRVVIGSESERATGVMKEIYDPLYLLSTPFVVTNLETAELIKYAANAFLAVKISFINEMATICEAVGADVKDLAKGVGLDGRIGQKFLHPGPGYGGSCFPKDTLALLRIAQEHGVAARIVEAGVEVNAAQKARMVKKIRDAMGGSESGKTIAALGLTFKPETDDLRDSPALTILPPLYEKGAIIQAHDPQGMKQAAEFFPHFMYKNSAYDACQGADVVVLFTEWNQYRALDLTRIKQAMKTAIFIDLRNVYDPVKMREAGFSYVGVGRS from the coding sequence ATGAATATCACCATGATTGGCACAGGGTATGTGGGTTTGGTCACCGGGGCGTGTCTGGCGGAATTTGGTCATCAGGTCATCTGTATGGATAAAGACACTGATAAGATTAAGTTTTTGCAGGACGGCGAGATTCCAATTTATGAACCTGGCCTTGAGGTATTGGTCCGGAAGAATGTTGAGGAAGGGCGACTGGTTTTCTCGACCGATATGAAGGCAGCGGTCCAGTCCGCGCAGGCGGTTTTTATTGCCGTGGGGACTCCATCGTCCCGCAGAGGGGATGGCTATGCTGATCTGACCTATATTTATGCAGCGGCCCGCGAGTTGGCGGCTCATCTGAAAGGATACGCAGTGGTTGTGGATAAAAGCACGGTGCCGGTTGGGACCGCGCGGCAGGTGGCGAGGGTCATTCGGGAGGCTAATCCCGCAGCCGAATTTGATGTTGTTTCAAATCCGGAATTTTTACGTGAAGGGGCGGCGATTAATGATTTCATGCGCCCTGACCGGGTGGTGATCGGTTCAGAGTCGGAGAGAGCAACCGGGGTGATGAAAGAGATATATGATCCGCTGTATTTACTTTCTACCCCTTTCGTAGTTACCAATCTGGAGACCGCTGAACTGATTAAATATGCCGCAAACGCCTTTTTAGCAGTGAAAATCAGTTTTATTAATGAGATGGCAACGATATGTGAGGCAGTTGGCGCTGATGTTAAAGATTTGGCCAAGGGGGTGGGGCTGGATGGTAGAATTGGTCAGAAATTTCTTCACCCCGGTCCGGGGTACGGAGGATCATGTTTTCCAAAGGATACCCTTGCATTACTCCGTATTGCCCAAGAGCACGGGGTGGCGGCGCGAATCGTGGAGGCAGGGGTGGAGGTCAATGCGGCTCAGAAGGCTAGGATGGTCAAGAAGATTCGGGACGCTATGGGGGGATCGGAATCAGGAAAGACTATCGCTGCCTTGGGACTCACCTTTAAGCCGGAAACTGATGATCTGCGTGATTCTCCAGCTCTGACAATCCTTCCTCCGCTCTATGAAAAAGGGGCAATAATACAAGCACATGATCCGCAGGGGATGAAGCAGGCGGCAGAGTTTTTCCCACATTTCATGTACAAAAATTCCGCTTATGATGCCTGCCAGGGAGCAGATGTCGTGGTATTGTTTACGGAGTGGAATCAGTATCGGGCCTTAGATTTAACTCGGATTAAACAGGCTATGAAGACTGCGATATTTATTGATTTGCGCAATGTTTATGACCCTGTTAAGATGAGGGAAGCTGGTTTTTCATATGTGGGGGTAGGTCGGTCATAA
- a CDS encoding NAD-dependent epimerase gives MKKILVTGAAGFIGYFLSQRLLAEGWQVVGIDNLNDYYDPELKRARLSLITSQDFTFVHGDLADRVLIADIFARNQFQAVVNLAAQAGVRYSLDNPASYVDANLVGFANILEGCRHSRVGHLVFASSSSVYGGNTRMPFSVHDNVDHPVSLYAATKKANELMAHSYSHLYGLPVTGLRFFTVYGPWGRPDMAYFLFTKAIIAGKPINVFNNGKMKRDFTYIDDIVEGVMRIIARPPVPDPAWDREHPDPSTSWCPYKIYNIGNNQQEELLYFIEVLEERLGRKAEKRFLPMQNGDVKETYANVDDLVRDIDFRPSTSIEVGLRRFVDWYRPYYGV, from the coding sequence TTGAAGAAAATACTAGTCACTGGCGCTGCCGGATTTATTGGCTATTTTTTGAGTCAGCGGTTACTTGCCGAGGGATGGCAGGTTGTTGGGATTGACAATCTGAACGATTATTACGATCCTGAGCTAAAGCGGGCTCGCCTTTCTTTAATTACCAGCCAAGATTTTACATTTGTTCACGGAGACCTTGCTGATCGGGTCTTGATAGCGGATATTTTTGCCCGCAATCAGTTTCAGGCTGTGGTTAATTTGGCGGCCCAAGCCGGAGTTCGTTACTCTCTTGACAATCCCGCATCCTATGTCGATGCCAATTTAGTTGGTTTTGCCAATATCTTAGAGGGTTGTCGGCATTCTCGAGTGGGGCATTTGGTCTTTGCCTCCTCGAGTTCTGTCTATGGAGGCAACACTCGGATGCCTTTTTCGGTGCATGATAATGTCGATCACCCGGTATCGCTCTATGCGGCGACCAAGAAGGCCAATGAGTTGATGGCTCATAGCTATAGCCACCTCTATGGTCTGCCGGTAACGGGGTTGAGGTTTTTTACAGTGTATGGTCCTTGGGGGCGGCCCGATATGGCGTATTTTCTTTTTACCAAGGCGATTATCGCTGGTAAGCCAATCAATGTTTTCAATAATGGCAAGATGAAGCGAGATTTTACCTATATCGATGATATTGTTGAAGGGGTGATGCGAATAATTGCCCGGCCACCTGTACCTGACCCGGCGTGGGACCGGGAGCACCCTGACCCGAGCACCAGCTGGTGCCCGTATAAAATATATAATATTGGCAATAATCAGCAAGAGGAACTTCTTTACTTCATTGAGGTTTTGGAGGAACGCCTGGGGCGCAAGGCAGAGAAGCGTTTTTTGCCGATGCAAAACGGAGATGTCAAGGAGACCTATGCCAATGTCGATGATTTGGTCCGGGACATTGATTTTAGACCCTCGACTTCTATCGAGGTTGGGTTGCGTCGTTTTGTTGACTGGTATCGCCCATATTATGGCGTATAG
- the tviC gene encoding Vi polysaccharide biosynthesis UDP-N-acetylglucosaminuronic acid C-4 epimerase TviC has protein sequence MYDTIRTQLLASPKKWVITGVAGFIGSNLLETLLNLDQVVVGLDNFSTGHRHNLDQVRGAVDPVRWQRFAMIEGDIRNLDTCQQACSRVDYVLHQAALGSVPRSIEDPLITNENNITGFLNMLVASRDAKVKRFVYAASSSTYGDHPGLPKVEDIIGQPLSPYAVTKYVNELYAAVFSRAYGQQTIGLRYFNVFGKRQDPNGAYAAVIPKWFAGMINGQELFINGTGETSRDFCYIDNTVQANLLAACVEDERAVNQVYNVAFGERTTLNELFDAIRERVVKFVPAAYSAKPTYRDFRAGDVLHSLADISKAKELLGYEAEYSVEAGLDLAAQWYIENL, from the coding sequence ATGTACGATACAATCCGAACACAGCTACTGGCATCGCCTAAAAAATGGGTGATCACCGGAGTGGCCGGCTTTATTGGCTCTAATTTGTTGGAGACGCTGCTTAACCTCGACCAGGTTGTGGTTGGGCTTGATAATTTTTCGACCGGGCATCGTCATAATTTGGATCAGGTGAGGGGGGCGGTTGATCCTGTCCGTTGGCAGCGGTTTGCCATGATCGAAGGTGACATCAGAAATCTTGATACCTGCCAGCAGGCATGCTCCAGGGTTGATTATGTCCTACATCAAGCGGCATTGGGTTCGGTGCCGCGCTCCATAGAAGATCCGCTTATCACTAATGAGAACAATATTACCGGTTTTCTCAATATGTTGGTCGCCAGTCGTGACGCCAAGGTGAAGCGGTTTGTCTATGCCGCGTCTAGTTCAACGTATGGTGATCATCCAGGCTTGCCCAAGGTAGAGGATATTATCGGTCAGCCGCTTTCTCCCTATGCTGTCACCAAGTATGTCAATGAGCTGTATGCCGCAGTTTTTTCACGAGCCTATGGTCAGCAAACGATAGGGTTGCGTTATTTTAATGTTTTTGGCAAGCGGCAGGATCCCAATGGCGCCTATGCTGCGGTTATCCCGAAGTGGTTTGCCGGGATGATCAATGGCCAGGAGTTGTTCATAAACGGGACTGGGGAGACTAGTCGGGACTTTTGTTATATCGACAACACAGTGCAGGCTAATCTTCTTGCAGCCTGTGTTGAAGATGAGCGGGCAGTGAATCAAGTCTACAATGTGGCTTTTGGTGAACGAACTACTTTGAACGAGTTATTTGACGCCATTCGGGAGCGAGTAGTGAAATTTGTTCCGGCGGCTTACTCCGCGAAGCCCACCTATCGGGATTTTCGGGCCGGTGATGTGCTCCACTCTCTCGCTGATATTTCGAAGGCCAAGGAGTTGTTGGGGTATGAGGCGGAGTATTCGGTTGAGGCGGGACTTGATTTGGCAGCCCAATGGTATATTGAGAATTTGTAG